From the Limosilactobacillus panis genome, one window contains:
- a CDS encoding ABC-F family ATP-binding cassette domain-containing protein yields the protein MILLQANDVMRRFGADVLFHNINLQVQDHGRTALVGRNGAGKTTLLKMIAGITTPDEGTISKVKNLSIGYLAQDQGLDSQNAIWAELDTVFAPLHEQEKKIRQLEEQLASLDTTSSQYQQVMTTYDRLQTNYKKESGFEYESRMRGILTGFGFGEEYYNTPVNALSGGQKTKLALAKILLQAPNLLILDEPTNHLDMNVLAWLEDYLKSYQGALLVVSHDRYFLDHVVKDVYDLDNRTLVHYTGNYTQFVQHKQERLKAEWKHYDQQQKKIAKLEDFVNRNIVRASTTKQAQARRKQLEKMNRLERPTTDDKSIHFHFHSDKASGNEVLDVDHLKIGYENQVLAGPLSFTVRKPQRIGIIGPNGIGKSTLLKTILHRIPAISGTIKLGANLDIGYYDQEQQQLHADKTVLNEVWDDHPEVPEKDIRSLLGSFLFVGDDVYKVVHDLSGGEKARLELTKLSFKPINFLILDEPTNHLDIDSREVLESAINEFTGTVLFVSHDRYFINQVATDILDMQKDGVTHHVGNYDDYLAQGAAAPTPTTTTTPGSKKKATASKGKQSYKQSKEQQRARRKLQRAVDGLEDRMGQLEKEQQSIEEKMAQPDIATDIGKLTDLQKQLDQLKDKSDKVELAWTEAAEKLEKFDQQN from the coding sequence ATGATTCTTTTGCAAGCAAATGACGTCATGCGTCGTTTTGGCGCGGATGTATTGTTCCATAATATTAACCTGCAGGTCCAAGACCACGGGCGAACCGCCTTGGTAGGTCGCAATGGTGCAGGAAAAACAACCCTCTTAAAAATGATCGCTGGAATTACCACTCCCGACGAGGGGACCATCAGTAAGGTCAAAAATTTAAGCATTGGTTACCTAGCCCAGGACCAAGGACTTGATAGCCAAAACGCAATTTGGGCAGAACTGGATACCGTCTTTGCCCCTCTTCATGAGCAGGAAAAGAAAATTCGTCAGTTAGAAGAACAGCTGGCGAGTCTCGACACCACTAGTTCTCAATACCAACAAGTTATGACTACTTATGACCGCCTGCAAACCAACTATAAGAAGGAAAGCGGCTTTGAATATGAGTCCCGGATGCGGGGAATCCTGACGGGCTTTGGCTTTGGCGAGGAGTATTACAATACGCCCGTCAACGCCCTTTCCGGTGGTCAGAAAACAAAGCTAGCACTGGCCAAGATCCTCCTCCAGGCCCCCAATTTGCTAATTCTTGACGAACCGACCAACCACCTGGACATGAACGTCTTGGCCTGGTTAGAAGATTACCTAAAGAGTTACCAGGGGGCCCTGCTAGTGGTATCCCACGACCGTTACTTCTTAGACCACGTGGTTAAGGATGTATACGACCTGGATAACCGCACACTAGTTCATTACACCGGTAACTATACCCAGTTTGTCCAACACAAGCAGGAACGACTGAAGGCAGAATGGAAGCACTACGACCAGCAGCAAAAAAAGATTGCCAAACTAGAGGACTTTGTTAACCGCAACATCGTCCGTGCTTCAACCACTAAACAAGCCCAGGCGCGGCGGAAACAGCTTGAAAAGATGAACCGGCTTGAGCGGCCAACCACTGATGATAAGTCTATTCACTTCCACTTTCATAGTGACAAAGCCAGCGGTAACGAGGTGTTAGACGTTGACCACTTGAAGATTGGCTATGAAAACCAGGTTCTGGCCGGTCCCCTCTCCTTCACCGTTCGCAAGCCCCAGCGAATTGGGATTATCGGCCCCAATGGGATTGGTAAGTCCACCCTTTTAAAGACTATCCTGCACCGCATCCCCGCCATCAGTGGAACCATCAAATTGGGTGCCAATCTTGATATTGGTTACTATGACCAGGAACAGCAGCAACTGCACGCGGACAAGACGGTCCTCAATGAAGTGTGGGACGACCATCCGGAAGTCCCCGAAAAGGATATTCGATCCTTACTAGGCAGCTTTCTCTTTGTGGGAGACGATGTTTACAAGGTTGTCCACGATCTCTCCGGGGGTGAAAAGGCCCGGCTAGAACTGACAAAGCTTTCTTTCAAGCCAATCAACTTCTTGATCCTCGATGAACCGACCAACCACCTGGATATCGACAGCCGGGAAGTCCTCGAAAGTGCTATCAACGAATTCACCGGCACAGTTCTCTTTGTTTCCCACGACCGATACTTCATCAACCAGGTAGCCACCGATATCCTTGACATGCAAAAGGACGGTGTCACCCACCACGTCGGCAACTATGACGACTACCTTGCCCAGGGAGCGGCGGCCCCAACGCCAACAACAACAACAACTCCGGGCAGCAAAAAGAAGGCTACTGCCTCCAAGGGTAAGCAATCCTACAAGCAAAGTAAGGAACAACAGCGGGCCCGGCGGAAATTACAACGGGCTGTTGACGGTCTAGAAGACCGGATGGGCCAGCTTGAAAAAGAGCAACAGTCAATTGAGGAAAAGATGGCCCAGCCAGACATTGCGACCGACATCGGTAAACTTACCGACCTCCAAAAGCAGCTCGACCAACTTAAGGATAAATCAGACAAGGTGGAGCTTGCCTGGACGGAAGCTGCCGAGAAGCTTGAAAAATTTGACCAACAAAACTAA
- a CDS encoding redox-sensing transcriptional repressor Rex, whose product MATKKIPRATARRLPIYYRYLTILLNAKKERVSSTELSEAVQVDSATIRRDFSYFGELGKRGYGYDVASLLKFFKVILHQDSLVSVALVGVGSLGSALLNFNFHQDTNLRISAAFDNKPELANKIKSGIPVYPASDIKKQLQEQQIDIVILTVPGDKAQDVTDQLVDAGVKGILNFSPVRLSVPKGVQVQNIDLTNELQTLIYFIKNYSNDND is encoded by the coding sequence ATGGCTACCAAAAAGATACCACGCGCAACAGCACGACGCTTACCAATTTATTATCGTTATTTGACGATATTACTAAACGCAAAGAAGGAACGGGTTTCCTCGACTGAATTATCGGAGGCTGTTCAGGTTGATTCCGCAACCATTCGGCGGGACTTCTCTTACTTTGGTGAACTCGGAAAGCGGGGTTACGGCTATGACGTTGCCAGTCTTTTGAAGTTCTTTAAGGTAATCTTGCACCAGGATTCCCTGGTAAGTGTTGCTCTGGTTGGAGTCGGCAGTTTAGGGAGTGCTTTGTTGAACTTCAACTTCCACCAAGATACTAACCTGCGAATCAGTGCTGCCTTTGACAACAAACCAGAGCTGGCAAACAAGATTAAGAGCGGGATTCCCGTTTACCCGGCTAGCGATATTAAAAAGCAGTTACAAGAACAGCAGATTGATATCGTTATCTTAACTGTACCAGGAGACAAGGCCCAGGACGTTACTGACCAGCTTGTCGATGCGGGGGTAAAAGGAATCTTGAACTTCTCACCTGTTCGCCTGTCCGTTCCAAAAGGTGTTCAGGTCCAAAATATTGATTTGACAAATGAATTACAAACCTTAATCTACTTCATTAAGAACTACTCTAATGACAACGACTAG